In the Triticum aestivum cultivar Chinese Spring chromosome 2B, IWGSC CS RefSeq v2.1, whole genome shotgun sequence genome, TTGCACTTTGGACCAGGTTCGGTCGGTACAAATACGGCATCAAAACCAAATGTGGTCAAGAATAGAGAATGAGCTGGTAGATAATACTTACTACAAAAAAAGAGAAATTTAGTGCTTAGAGGGATTCTGAACCTGCAAGGAGAGAAGTTTTTCTTCTGGAGTAAGGCATCTCTCCCCTATGTGACGACGATCTCTGCAGCGGGTGCAGAAGCTGAAGAGGCACTTGGGGCACTGGGCGTTGTCCTCATCTTCCAGGCAAGCTGTCTGACATCTTGGACAGTAGGCTACATCAGCCATTGCGTCTAGAGTCCTTTCAAGTAACAATCTTTCCCACCGTTCAAAATCTGCCTCTCCTAGCAGCCTCTTCAGTAGATTAGGAGGAACAAACCCTCCGCATTTGTCATCAGGGCACACAATTTTCATGACTGATCCTTCCTTCACATGCATCTGTGAGTATGTCTCCATACAATTCCGGCAAAAATAATGACGGCATGGAAGTTTTATGAAGTCGATGCCTAGTAGTAATCAAAAGATACAGATTTAACTTTTAGATATTCCAGACTCAGCACATGATGGAACTTGGATTGTTCATGCTCATCTTGGCAAATATAGAAATTTTGTGAAGAAGCTCAATATTTATTTTGCAGGGAAGATAAGCTTCTTGTTGAATAAGTTATCTTTAGGTGTTTGAGCTGTACCTTGGTTCAGCACAACATTCTAAATTACTTTGATTTATTCACAATATATACAGTTGGCAGGGGCACCATGCACCAAATTCGTTAGTTTCGTCTAGGTATGGGGCACAAAAAATGGTATTTCCTTTGTCAGGTTTAAGTTGTATATAAACTAACTGAAACAAGTTTGAAGTAATATTAAAATACTATTTATCTTTTAAAATGATTATTTGACTGCGGGTATGTGCAGATTTTATATGAAAACAGTATGGTATGCGAATAGATAATACCCTGCAATATCCAAATTCGAGTGTTATCTTTGAAATGTATGTGCATTGCAAAGTGTGTTAATTCTTATAATCGGGTATGTACCCCGGGACTAAAATTTCCGAAAAATATATCCAACTTTTGGATTAGATTTGTGCATTTGAAACCATGGTGCCCTGACTCCATGGAGCCCCAATACGGTGTCAAATAGATACCGATAATATCATTAGCACTCTCCCTTACTGTTCAAGAACAGCAAATTTAAGTTAGGAGTATGAAAGAGCTGGAGTGCAAAATAACGGACGGTAAGTCTTGCAGAAGTTAATCTAATACATAACATGGTACAACAACGAGTACTGGTGGGAGTACATGAGCATCGATGAAGCATCCGACTTACCTTTGTACTCACTGAAACAAATCATGCAAACATGAAAGCCCTGAAGAAAAGATTCTTGGCATTGCTCTTCATTGTAGTTGATCAACTGTTGAACAACATCCTCTACAGACAGAATCTCTCCAACAACGCGAACATCCACATGATCCATCGTACTTACAGAATCCCGTATTACTATTCCGTCATCAAAACCAAAATGAGAGAGCGTAGAGCTCTGCAGCCATTGCACCCACTCAAAAATAAGTTCCTGTCCAGGTTGCTGCGCCCAGAGCGAGTCGAGCATGTCACAGAGGGAGGAAATCTTCACATTATCCAACCATTGTACTGCGAGAGTAAAGTATGGAGAATGATGGCTCGGGTAAGATGGAGGCATAAGGCATGTCAGTGATATTGGAGCCAGGTGTTCGACACTGAATTTGGTTGGGTAATCATCAACACCCGGGAGTTCCACAGACACACTGATACCATCTGGAATTTCGCAATATACATAGATCTGCAAAGAATTGAAAACAAAAGGAAAAGTGTAACACAATCTTTGTTGATTTTTTGGTAATTGCTGGGTCCTGGAGTCTGGAACCAATTAAAACAACAATAATTTCCTCAAGAAGATAATAAATATATAAAACAGATATACCTGGAAATACCGTGGTACAGAATTTTCACCAAGAATGTTTAAATTGTCTCCATAAATTGCCTCCAGTGCCAGCATCTATGCAATCATATACATAAGTGATCATATACCAGAGAAAAATTACGACGGTGGAGATTTGAAATTTACTTTCGTGTCCATTCATCTAGTTTCGAGAAAACCAATACTGCATTTAACAGCTGTTTTTTGACGCGTGTTTTGGCAAAGAACTTTCTTCAGTTTAAGTCTCGCAGaacaaagtactccctctgtaaagaaatgtaagagcgtttagatcacttttctttacagagggagtatgtagTACTAACTTATATATATCCGCGGTTTTGTTTTACCAATTCCATCATTGTTTTTGCATTCTAAAGGTGAAGGAAACTTGGAAGTGACATTCTAATTCTGCAACCATCTTTTCTAGACCATCGACACAGAGCTGTGTGCCGTATGCAGGCTTTCACTTCAAAAGCTTTGTTTAGCTGGTCTCACGATATTTCGCGATCTTACTATTTGTGAGCCTGTTCCAGTACTCCGAATCACAATCTACAGACTAGAGAACGGGTGTCCATGGACGCATAGTTGCAACGGGTGTTCGTAATTTCCAGTTTGCGAATTGCGAACGGCCGGGATCACGAGAGGGATTCGCGACGCAGTTCCGGGAAACTGGCCCGAGGGTTAAATCCCTAGCGAGGTAGCAGTGGGAGTACCTCGTCTTGCTGGAGCTGGTCGTTGGAGCGCAGCTGCTCGTCAGGCAGATCGGGCTCCTCCCCCTGCTGGCTGTCCCGAAGCGCCATCTCGTGCAGCATCCCCActgcctccggcggcggcgagagggCGCCGCCTTCTCCGAGGGAGCCGCCGTGAGGACTCTCCATAAGCGGACCGTGGGTGGCGGCCGGAGCGGTCTTGGTTGTTGCTATGGTGCGCGTACGGAGGGATTTGGTTTGTGCTCTCGCCCCGATTTGGTGTGTGTACTGTGTAGTAATGTACACGGTTGAATACGAATCGCAACGGATACGAATTGCCTATGGAACCATGTCTATAGTCGGACGGGTTCAGCAAAACACGAGTTCAACTAAAGTATCACCGGTTTGAACATATTGAAAATTGGTAACATTTGAGCCAAAATTATTCCGAAGCGTTATACCGGGTCTAAGATTTTTTTTCTCTCCCCGCGCGAACGTCTTTGTAGCCATCCAATCAGCCGCACAAATTTTGAAGCAGGTTCCTCTCCGCGTCACGGGTTGTGATCCATTCGCACAGACAAATGATAGTTGTGAACCTTCTTTCTCCTACCGGAGGAAGAGACAGATAGATCCCCTTCGTCCTCCATTTTTCTTGGCCCTCTCACTTGCTCTCTTTTCCACTCAGGCGACCCATCAGTTTGCTCCATCCCGACCGGACCCCTGACGAGAGTGTTGCGACGGCTAGCCTGCGGATCTCAGCGGTATGGCGCTAGTGCGTGGGCTCGTGGGAGGTGTGTTGCGGGGGCAGAGACTCCCGCGTGTTGCGCACGTGAGGGGGGTGGGGGGTAGCTTTTGGCGAGTGTGCATGTGGAGTGGCAGATGATGGGGCTTACCGCGGAGCTCGACGGAATGACGCCATTACTCGGGCTTGTGGTCGCGCCGTCCTGAACAGAGGCTCACGGGCGTAGGTGCGGCGGCGTGATAATCTATGCACGCGGTGTGCGGTGGCCAAGAAGAGCCGACTGCCCGCGAgtgatgacccacgagtatagaggatcaattagtcctttcgataagtaagtgtgccTAATCCAACAAGAAGCAAAAGGAATTGATaggcgattttcagcaaggtattctctacaagtgttGCAAGATAGATTTGATAAAtattttgatagcaagataattggtATAAGTAACAAGTAATAAAGTAGTAGGGTGCAACAAGTGGTCAAATCCTTAATTATGCTAAGGATAAGTTGATGATACTTCTATAGTGATTAAAACACTCTTGAGGACGCACAGAAGTTTCGTCAAGTTATTTTCACCATGACTCATTGACTTCGTGTTCATTGCCTTGATAagtgttatgtgggtggaccggagctAAGGTATTGTTCTTACTTGAAGAAACACCTATTTATAAGTATACCCCCAGGTAAGTATCTGCAAATACAAGAGAAGTAATTAAGATAAATGTAACAATAGTATTAATAAACATATAAATCCAAAACTGTCCCTCACGGAACAATTCATAACTGAGGTTTAGGCTTCTATCACTCCtacaacccatcatctacaaacTAATTACATGATGCCTTAGCTAGGCCCAAAGATgatgaagtgtcatatagtcgacgttcacataacaccactagagaaatAACAACACAACATAATATCAAAACATTAAACGAtgatcaacttcacatgattactaataagACTTCTTCCATATCCTCAAGAACAAatagaactactcacaactcatcttaTTAAACATGATCAGAGGGTATATGGTATGAATATACGATTAACAATCTGAACATAATAATATTCCACAAATTAAACTAACTAgtgtcaactacaagatgtaatcaacactactagcaccccAGGTACCAATCAGATGTTTGATACAAAGATTaaacataagagatgaactagggttttgagatgagatggtgctgctgaagatattgatgaagatgatgattccCACGATGATGAAAGGtgttggtgacgagggcttcaaTTTCCCCCTTCTGAAGGGAAGTATCTCCGGCAGAATTGCTCTGcgggagagcaaaagtgctctttCCCTAGTTTCGCCTCGAGACGACGGCGAAAACTCCCGAAaatcttctctcattttttttctagggcaaataggAATTTATGGACAAAGGAagtcaggggagtcacgagggccCCACATGGACAAGTGGTGTGGTTAGGGGGTGGTCATGCCACC is a window encoding:
- the LOC123041993 gene encoding E3 ubiquitin-protein ligase RNF14, yielding MESPHGGSLGEGGALSPPPEAVGMLHEMALRDSQQGEEPDLPDEQLRSNDQLQQDEMLALEAIYGDNLNILGENSVPRYFQIYVYCEIPDGISVSVELPGVDDYPTKFSVEHLAPISLTCLMPPSYPSHHSPYFTLAVQWLDNVKISSLCDMLDSLWAQQPGQELIFEWVQWLQSSTLSHFGFDDGIVIRDSVSTMDHVDVRVVGEILSVEDVVQQLINYNEEQCQESFLQGFHVCMICFSEYKGIDFIKLPCRHYFCRNCMETYSQMHVKEGSVMKIVCPDDKCGGFVPPNLLKRLLGEADFERWERLLLERTLDAMADVAYCPRCQTACLEDEDNAQCPKCLFSFCTRCRDRRHIGERCLTPEEKLLSLQEREKVRHLNKGDTGPSKLVDELSSIKEILRSCVPCPHCGTGITRVSGCNHMLCKNCGKLFCYGCGKPLTPAHTSEQCRIDYEKRTAKVDLVDAVKELQRKLKVGGYKPHPCPNCHLITYKLGNNNHVFCEGCQVHHCALCRKVVRKSSEHYGPRGCKQHTADPEITRIRPKKNNDSQSESL